One segment of Triticum aestivum cultivar Chinese Spring chromosome 2A, IWGSC CS RefSeq v2.1, whole genome shotgun sequence DNA contains the following:
- the LOC123187411 gene encoding zinc finger RNA-binding protein — MDYAAHAAAAAPQAADPRGAYPPGYPYAYAYPVYHYPDPAAAAPSAPAPAPASAASSSYYYSNPAAQAITGAQYNPYTSQYHYYGAPATDGGSGLADYYFTAGEASQAPSAAQTAPAASAAAAAGREAVKHFGFDPQRYAQVAAAKAPNGVAPTAAATVMHHAQWNAHFGHPLPTNVRRSFRKKTPKVVQPLLCEVCKIQCDTMEVLLIHKTGQKHKKNLQKLQDAITPQPAKPPNSGVAANTAPPAAAAATADGVVPAVQPKKNKSSNASPADLEVKKRRVIEAGAAHGEMKICTACNVVVNSQKVYEFHLAGQKHKANVQKQQKRQQQQQQQVQLQHVA; from the exons ATGGACTACGCCGCTcacgccgccgccgcggcgccgcAGGCCGCCGATCCCCGTGGGGCCTACCCTCCTGGCTACCCCTACGCCTACGCCTACCCGGTGTACCACTAccccgatcccgccgccgccgccccctccgcccccgcccccgcccccgcctccgccgcctcgtcctcctACTACTACTCCAACCCTGCCGCCCAGGCTATCACGGGGGCGCAGTACAACCCGTACACCAGCCAATACCACTACTACGGCGCCCCGGCGACGGACGGGGGGAGTGGCCTCGCGGATTACTACTTCACCGCCGGCGAGGCCTCTCAGGCCCCGTCGGCGGCCCAGACAGCTCCGGCGGCGTCGGCGGCCGCGGCGGCTGGAAGAGAGGCGGTGAAGCACTTCGGGTTCGATCCCCAACGCTACGCCCAG GTAGCAGCTGCGAAAGCTCCAAACGGAGTGGCACCAACAGCTGCAGCCACGGTCATGCATCATGCTCAGTGGAATGCCCATTTTGGACATCCTCTGCCGACAAACGTTCGGAGGAGTTTCAGGAAGAAAACTCCAAAAGTTGTGCAGCCATTACTCTGTGAAGTCTGCAAGATCCAGTGCGACACCATGGAGGTTCTCTTGATCCATAAAACAGGTCAGAAGCACAAGAAGAATCTGCAGAAGTTACAAGACGCGATCACGCCTCAACCAGCAAAGCCTCCGAACAGCGGTGTTGCAGCAAACACAGCAcctcctgccgccgctgccgccactgcTGATGGTGTTGTGCCGGCTGTACAGCCAAAGAAGAACAAGAGCTCCAACGCGTCCCCAGCAGACTTGGAGGTGAAGAAGAGGCGGGTGATCGAGGCTGGAGCGGCTCATGGCGAAATGAAGATCTGCACAGCGTGCAACGTCGTCGTCAACAGCCAGAAGGTCTACGAGTTCCACCTGGCCGGGCAGAAGCACAAGGCCAATGTACAGAAGCAGCagaagcggcagcagcagcagcagcagcaagtgcAGCTTCAGCATGTCGCCTGA